A window of Lepus europaeus isolate LE1 chromosome 11, mLepTim1.pri, whole genome shotgun sequence contains these coding sequences:
- the LOC133769692 gene encoding GTP:AMP phosphotransferase AK3, mitochondrial-like, producing MGASARLLRAVIMGAPGSGKGTVSSRIIKHFELKHLSSGDLLRQNMLRGTEIGVLAKPFIDQGKLIPDDVMTRLALHELKNLPEHSWLLDGFPRTLPQAEALDRTYQIDTVINLNVPFEVIKQRLTARWIHPASGRVYNIEFNPPKTVGIDDLTGEPLIQREDDKPETVIKRLKAYEAQTEPVLEYYREKGVLETFSGTETNKIWPSVYAFLHTKIPETHQKDSVTP from the coding sequence ATGGGGGCGTCCGCCCGGCTGTTGCGCGCGGTGATCATGGGAGCTCCGGGCTCGGGCAAGGGCACCGTGTCTTCGCGTATCATCAAGCATTTCGAGCTGAAGCACCTCTCCAGTGGGGACCTGCTGCGACAGAACATGCTGCGAGGCACAGAAATTGGTGTGTTAGCCAAGCCTTTCATTGATCAAGGGAAGCTCATTCCAGATGATGTCATGACTCGGCTGGCCCTTCATGAGCTGAAAAATCTCCCTGAGCACAGCTGGCTGTTGGATGGTTTTCCAAGGACACTCCCACAGGCAGAAGCTCTGGACAGAACTTATCAGATAGACACCGTGATTAACCTGAACGTACCCTTTGAGGTCATTAAGCAACGCCTTACTGCTCGCTGGATTCACCCAGCCAGTGGCCGTGTCTACAACATTGAGTTCAACCCTCCCAAAACTGTGGGCATTGATGACCTGACCGGAGAGCCTCTCATTCAGCGTGAGGACGACAAGCCAGAGACGGTCATCAAGAGACTGAAGGCATACGAGGCTCAAACGGAGCCGGTCCTGGAATATTACCGGGAAAAAGGGGTGTTGGAAACGTTCTCTGGAACAGAAACCAATAAGATCTGGCCCAGCGTATATGCTTTCCTACACACAAAGATTCCAGAAACACACCAGAAGGACTCCGTCACTCCATGA